The sequence CGCAAGCAGTTCGGCCGGCCGCTCGCCGCGAACCAGTTGATCCAGAAGAAGCTCGCCGACATGCAAACCGAAATCACGCTCGGCCTGCAAGGCGTGCTGCGCCTCGGTCGGATGAAGGACGAAGGCACGGCCGCCGTCGAGATCACGTCGATCATGAAGCGCAATTCGTGCGGCAAGGCGCTGGACATTGCACGGCTCGCGCGCGACATGCTCGGCGGCAACGGTATCTCGGACGAGTTCGGCATCGCGCGGCATCTGGTCAATCTGGAAGTCGTGAACACGTATGAAGGTACGCACGACATTCACGCGCTGATTCTCGGGCGCGCGCAGACGGGGATTCAGGCGTTTTTCTGATGCGTCAATTGCGTTGATGGCGGCGTTTCGTCCTGGCCGCTGAATAGAAAATCGAAGCGTAGAAAAGAAAAAGGCCGGTTCATCTTTTGAACCGGCCTTTTTTCGTTGCGACACCGCGTTGAAGCTATCGGTGCGCTTCGCGACTCATCAGCCGCTTACTTGTTCGGCTGCGGCGTCAGGCGCAGGTACGGGCGCAGCGCTTTGTAGCCCTTCGGGAATTTCTGCCGGATGACTTCTTCGTCCTTCAACGACGGCACGATCACCACGTCATCGCCCTGCTTCCAGTTGCCGGGCGTGGCGACCGAGTGGTTGTCAGTGAGTTGCAGCGAGTCGATCACGCGCAGCACTTCGTCGAAGTTGCGCCCCGTGCTGGCCGGGTACGTAATGATCAAACGCACCTTCTTTTTCGGATCGATCACGAACAGCGACCGGACCGTGAGCGTTTCATTGGCGTTCGGGTGGATCATGTCGTACAGCTCAGAGACCTTGCGATCGCCGTCGGCGAGAATCGGGAAGCCGACATTGGCGGCTTGCGTCTCGTTGATGTCCTTGATCCATTCCTTGTGCGATTCAGCACTGTCGACCGACAAAGCGATCGTCTTCACATTACGCTTCTCGAATTCGCTGGCCAGTTTCGCCGTCAAACCCAGCTCGGTCGTGCAGACCGGCGTGAAGTCAGCGGGGTGCGAGAACAGCACGCCCCAACTATCGCCCAGCCATTCGTGGAACTTGATGTGGCCGACACTCGACTCCTGTTCGAAATCCGGTGCGATATCGCCAAGACGTAGACTCATAGTGCATCCTCCTTGATGGTGTTCGGACATTCCGCGCAAGCATTCGCCCGCGGCGCCCCACTCAGGTGCGCCCGGCAAAGCTACAGCATAAGGGAGGGATAGTGCACAACGAACCAACATTGCGTCACTAATTTATGCGTTTTTGTAATTTCGATCAATTTAGTGGAAACTTTGCGGGACAGATCAACTCCATCTTAGTCAAGCTTTGCTGCACAGTGCCGCAAAGGTGGAGTTTTTAAGACATTGCTTCAACCGGGAACGGTTCGTGCGTTCGTTTTCATGAATCGAGCGCTGCGCTCGCCAGCAGCCGTTTCTTTGGTTACGATTCACGCGTGACGTGAGACGAAGGGAGCTGTCAATGTCGGAAGTCAACAAGGAGAGATTGATGTCGGATATCAAAACCGTCCTCGCGGACGCTGAAGATTTGCTGAAACAAGCCGCGAGCGCCACCGGCGAGCGCGCTTCGGAACTGCGTGAAACGGCGCTTTCGCGCCTGAAGCAGGCTAAGGAAAAGGCGGCTGACGTGCAGGTCGTGGTGGTCGAGAAAGGCAAGAAGGCCGCCCGCGCCACTGACGACTACGTGCACGAGCATCCGTGGGCATCCATCGGCATCGCCGCGGGCGTCGGCGTTCTGCTTGGGCTGTTGATCAACCGCAAGTAACACGGGTGACGCTGCCGGGCAAACCGCGTCCGGCACACCCGCGAATCGAGTTGACCGGCGCACGCCAGGCCGGTCCGCTTCTGTTGGCGCGCTCGTTTTCACGCGCCGGTTAGGCCTTCACGCGCAACGCTCAAAGCCATGACGATCGAAACACAATCGCAGCACGGCGAACATAGTCCGTTGCGCCGTATCATCGGATCCGTGTTTGCCATGATGCAAACACGGCTCGAGCTGGTCGGCATCGAAATCGCCGAAGAAAAAGACCGTCTGCTCGGCGTGCTGTTCCTCGGCCTCGCGGCCATGATGCTCGCAACCATGGCCTTGATCGCATTGACGGCGCTGATCGCCATCGCGTTCTGGGACACCTACCGATGGCAAGCGCTCGCCTGCATCACGGCGGTTTATGCCATTGCAGGCATAGCCTGTGCGCTGAAAGCACGCAGCGGGTTGCGCAATGCACCAATGGTGTTCGAAGCCACCCTTGCCGAGTTTGAAAAAGACCGCGACCTGTTCCGCAAACCGTGATGCGGCAGGCGTAACGGGCTCATGGGCGTGCCTCAACGCCCAGCGCCTTCGCAGATACATCGTCAACACCTCGAGCGATTTGCAGCACAGTTTCACCGCCCCACTTCCACTGCCGCCGACACGCCATGAGCCAAAGCCATTCCGATACCGCCTTCCGCAACAGACGCCCCCAGGCCAGAGATCTGAGTGCGCCGCACCTGCGAGCGCTGCGCAAGGAACTGCTGATGGTGCGCGCGGATGTCGAGCGCATGGAACTCGCTCAAGCAACCATCCAATTGCGGCAGGCCGTCACGCACTTCAGCTGGCTCAGATTCATTGTGCCGGGCTTCGGTGGCATGCGCACGGGCAGCGGATCGAAGACGAGCTTTCTCAACGCGGGCAGCATCGGCGCACTCCTCAAACAGTATCCGATCATCAGTTCGATCGCTTCGCTGATATTGGCCAAACCGCTGCGCTCGACCATTGCCGCGGGCGCAAAACCCGTGCTCAAATGGGGCAGCCTTGCGCTTGCCGGCTGGGAAGCGTATCGAATCTGGCAGCAGATAAAGAAAGATTCCGCCGCGTCCACCCGCGGCAAAGAACGGGCTGACGATAGCGGGTATTGAAGCGCTGTGCAGGAAGGGGCTGTCTGCCTTCCTGCCTTCCTGCCTTCCTGCCTTCCTGCTTTCCTGCCTTCCTGCCTTCCATTGAGTATCGGTTCCCTGGTCGGCGCGCCCCTCAGTAGCGCGCCCTAGCTCGTATTCCAGCACTCGCCGCTTGCCGGCGCTGTACCGCTTGTACCGCGCGTACCGCTTCTATTGCCTCGCAGCCCTGTCGCATCCAGGGTGAAGATGCCGCAAGCATCGTCGCGCATAGGGCCGATTTCGGTCGGCGCTGCTTCTACCGAATAGCCACCGTTTGCTTCGTCCGCCGGCAGCACGTGCAATCGGTAGATTGGCGTACCGAATTGCGGCGCCTGATCCAGACCCGGGGGCAATGTCGCGGTGCCGTCGCTTGCCGCGCCCTCGACGAATAGCGCTGCCCGATAAAGGGCGGACGCCGCGTCGACCCGGTGTGTTCGCGCAACATGACTCCGATACGAGGGCACGGCAAACACAACCAGCGTGGCAGCTATTGCCAGCGCGATCATCAGTTCCAAAAGCGTGAATGCGGATGGTGGCGGCCTCGTCATGCTCCTCCCGTCAAAATGGGCGTGCGGCGACGCGACGCCAATGGCGCTCGATTTGCTCACCTGCGATTACGAGCTCCATCTGCAACCAGACCTGCGACTCTTTGGTTCGGCCAAAACCACGCGAAGTCAGTAAATAGGCTCGGGCATTGGCGCGATTGCTCAGCCGCCACGCTTCGATCAAACATTGCGGCACACGCAGCGATCCGGGCCATTGCGCGACAGGCGCGACGGCGCCAGCCTCGAACGCGGCTTCGCGCGTCCATTGCGTCGGCTCACCGGGTGCGAGCGACGTCACTGGCTGTGGCTCGAAACCTGGCACGGCAATCAGGCTCCGTGCGCATAAGTTCAGCGCCGAATCCGCGGCATGAAATGCCTGCAAATAGTCGCGCACGTTGCTAGCGCCGCGCGCCGCCGCAAGCGATGTTTCGAACCAGGCCGCGGAGGTGGTCAACATCATTGCGGAAATCAGCAGGACGATCGGCAAGACGGTACCGCTATGGCGAACGCGCAATCGACGCCGGGTACGGATAAGACGTGCCACGTGTTTCGATGCCGCGCGCTGCGTTGCATGGCGAGGTCCTCCTGTCATAGGGAATCCTCCGCATGATTGCGTAGCGCTACCCGCCTCCAGAAAGCCTGCCTCGCCCGCATGTCGGCGCCAAGCGCGCTCAGGCCGTCGCAATCGACATAGCGCACACGCCGTCCTTGCGGAGCGCCGCGGACGAGCACGCAGAGATCGACGGCGACGATTTTTGCCCATTGACCGGTCGTCACCGCCGCCGCATCTATTGCCGTCAGGCCGCCGGCCAGCCAGTATTTGAACCGCACGCGTTCGATGCCTTCGACCAGCGGCTGCGCGGACCCCGCCTTGCCGTTGCCCTCGCAGTAAAGTTCGGGCTCCCCCGTCGAAGCACTGACCCTGGCGAAGTATCGGTTGACCACCAACACGCCCTGCCCGCCAAGTGCTGCACTGGAGTTCGTTACAGCTTGCCCGAGGCAGTCGGTCGATTGGCCGGTCGCTGACGGCCACGTCGACACGTTGTCCCCGACATAGCGAACCACGATGCCGTCTGAGGGGCTCGGCAATGCCTCGCAGGCCACGCTGTCATCCGCACCGGTCGGGCGGCCGCCCGAACAACCGAATAACGGCGGCGGACTATTGAACCGCACGACGTCCGCGGGCACGAAGCCGGCCATTTGAAGTTGCTGCCCCATCAACGTCAGCGCGGCCAGGCCGGCTTCGCGGATCCGCATCGCGTCACCCGCGCGCTCGAACACGCTACGCTGAGTTGTATAGAGCGAGACCGCGCCGGCGGTCACCACCAGCCCCAGCGTAATAGCGATCACAAACTCGACGAGCGTATGGCCACGCGCAATAACCTTACGCTGCGTCATTTCGCAAACGCCAGCGCAACGCATGAGGAGCCCGCCGGAACATCCGCGCCGCCGCACGACGCGGGCTTGTCGATGACATCGTCGGCGCGCGGCACGTCACGCAGGGCTGTCCACGTGACACGTGCGGCGGACACGCCGCCGCTTTCCACGACCGACGCTTCGCCATGCGGCAACAGCGCCGTTGCACGCGTGCGCCATTGCCTGATCGCAGAATCGCCTGCTGAGGATTCGCGCATCGCTTCGACAACGGAATCGGCTATCCATGCTGCGTGCTCGTGCATTGCCGTCGCACGGGCTTCGCGCGCAGTCCACAATTGACCGGCAATCATCCCGAGCGCCGTCACCGCCATCAGGGTAACGGCCAGCATCACTTCAATCAGCGAGCTGCCTCTATGCCGTGTTGTACGCCTTGCTGGATAGCTGCGCACCGATAACTTCAACGGGTATGGATTCATGATGCCGCTCCACACGCGCCCTCGACGATCCGCGCGCGCCCGCCCGCCGCGATGCGGATGCAGCGCCGCCACTTGTCGCCCTGAGTCGATTTCGACGGCAGACGCGGTGCAATATCGAAGCTGCGAAAGGTGCCGATCAACTGCCCCGCCGGCGGCGTAAACGTGAGATTGGTCTGCGTCCCGGTAATGCTGACCGCTGCGAGCAAAGGATGCGCGCGCAGTAGCGAGAGCGTGCCACCGCGCTCGGCCAACACGGCCCAGCCGCACGACCAGTCGGTGACGCCATTGCCGCAAGCTTGCCCTGCGGCAAGACAATGGCGCGCCGCGTCGATTCGGCACACCGTGACGCGAGCGCCGCGGCGCAATGCTTCGCTGCGCGCAAACGCGAGGGTTGAAGCTAGCGCTTTCGCGCGTGCGTCGACCTGGTCCCGCAGGTGCCAGGCAACGAACGATGGTGTCGCCATCACTGCGATCACCGCCAGAAGCGCGACAACGGCCAGTGTTTCGACAAGCGTAAAGCCGCGGCACGGCTTCAAACAGACTGCTTCCCATTTCATCTGCATCCCTGATCGTTTCAAAGAATGCAGCCAATCTAGCGATTCGCAAACGACTCAACAATCGGCCGAATGGCCAGGTGGCACTCGGACGCTATCCCGCGCAAAAATGCACGCGTGACGAACCACAACGGGAGCGGAGATGCAGATGCGCAAACCTACGCAGCGGACAATAAAAACTGGCGCGCAATTTCAGGCGCGGCAGCAATCAGCGCTTGCGAGACGGCTTGGGAGGAGAAGAGGCGCGGCGAAATTCTTCGATCACGTCCTCGAATTCGGAGACGTCTTCGAAGCGCCGGTAGACAGAGGCGAAACGAACATAGGCAATGGTATCGAGCGCACGCAACTCGTTCATCACGAGTTCGCCGAGGCGCTCGCTGCGCACCTCGCGCTCGCCGCTGCCGAGCAGTTGATACTCGATGCGGGCGACTGCCGCGTCGATCGCGTCCGCCGCCACAGGGCGCTTACGCAGCGCCAGTTGCATGCTCGCGACGATCTTGCGGCGATCGAATTCCGTGCGGCTGCCATCCTTCTTGACGACCGACGGCAACGCCAGCTCGACCCGCTCATACGTCGTGAAACGTTTGTCGCAGGCCGGGCAGCGGCGGCGCCGGCGAATCGTGGCGCCGTCTTCGGATACGCGGGAATCCACAACTTGCGTATCGGCGTGACGGCAGAAGGGGCAGTGCATGGCGGCTTAGCGGTAAACCGGGAAACGCTGGGTCAGCTCGGCGACTTGCGCACGCACACGTTCGATGGTGGCTGCGTCTTCCGGGTTGTCCAGCACGTCGGCGATCAGGTTACCCACCTGCTCCGCTTCCTTGACGCCGAAGCCGCGCGTGGTCATGGCCGGCGAGCCGAGACGCACGCCGCTCGTGACGAACGGCTTTTCCGGGTCGTTCGGAATCGCGTTCTTGTTGACCGTGATGTGCGCGGCGCCGAGCGCAGCTTCCGCTGCCTTGCCGGTGATCTTCTTCGCGCGCAGGTCGACCAGCATCACGTGGCTTTCGGTGCGGCCCGAGACGATGCGCAGACCACGCTTGACCAGCGTTTCAGCCAGCACGCGCGCGTTCTCGACGACTTGCTGCTGATACACCTTGAACTCCGGCGACAGGGCTTCCTTGAACGCGACGGCCTTGCCGGCGATCACGTGCATCAGCGGACCACCCTGAATGCCCGGGAAAATGGCCGAGTTGATCTGCTTTTCGAACTCGGCTTTCATCAGGATCACGCCGCCGCGCGGGCCGCGCAGGCTCTTGTGCGTGGTGGTGGTGACGAAATCGGCGTGCGGCACCGGGTTCGGGTAGACACCTGCGGCGATCAGGCCGGCATAGTGCGCCATGTCGACCATGAAGTACGCACCGACCGACTTGGCGATCTTCGACATGCGTTCGAAATCGATACGCAGCGCGAATGCGGAGGCGCCCGCCACGATCAGCTTCGGCTTATGTTCCTGAGCCAGCTTCTCGGCCGCGTCGTAGTCGATGTCTTCAGCTTCGTTCAGGCCGTAGCTCACCACGTTGAACCACTTGCCCGACATGTTGACCGGCGAACCGTGCGTCAAGTGACCGCCGTGCGCGAGGCTCATGCCCATGATCGTGTCGCCCGGCTTGAGCATGGCGAAGAACACGCCCTGGTTCGCCTGCGAGCCGGAGTTCGGCTGCACGTTGGCGGCTTCAGCGCCGAACAGTTGTTTGACGCGGTCGATCGCCAGTTGCTCGGCGATGTCGACATATTCGCAACCGCCGTAGTAGCGCTTGCCCGGATACCCTTCGGCGTACTTGTTGGTGAGTTGCGAGCCCTGCGCAGCCATCACGGCCGGGCTCGTGTAGTTTTCCGACGCGATCAGCTCGATGTGCTCTTCCTGACGGCGGTTTTCCTGCTCAATGACCTTCCAGAGTTCAGGATCGACGTTGGCGATGGTGCTTTGGGCTCTGTCAAACATACGGATTCCGTTGAGTGTGTTCAGGTTGACCGGATCGTGCGCCGAATCTTGCGTAGAGGGTACGCAGCGCTGCTGGCGGCTGGGCCAGCCCTGACGTGGCGGATAGAGAGTCGCCGCACACGCGAGGCAGGACAGCCACCGCCAGCGCAGATCAATGCGCGCGGATCACGGCTGCCCAGGCGAACGGCAAAACGGCACCCTGCGCTTCACGGTGGGTTGTTCCACCTTGAACCCGATTGCTTGAACCGGTTCTATCGCCAGTCACGCAGGGATGAGCGCGTTAGTTTATTGGAAGAGGATCGAATAGGCAACCGGCTTCCTGCCAGCCCGGCGGGCGCTCGCGCAGCCGGTTATGGCGCCGGTGCGGGCGGCGCGCAAAAGTCTGATAAAAGCGCGCCCGGAACCCGCTCCGCGTCTCTGCCACAGCCGCTTGTACGGCTGGTTCATCCTTGCCGCAGCGCCGCATTGGAAGTAGGCTTGGGACCTTTCTCTTTTACCAACCAGGGAACTGCAATGATCGTGTTCGTCACCGGAGCGTCCGCGGGATTCGGCGCCGCTATCGCTCGCGCTTTCGTCAAGGGCGGCCATCGGGTCGTCGCCACCGCGCGCCGTAAGGACCGCCTGCAGGCACTCGCCGACGAACTCGGCGACGCCCTTCTGCCATATGAACTCGACGTGCGCGACCGCGCCGCCGTCGAAGCCGTGCCGGCCTCGCTGCCCGCCGATTTCGCCGCGCTCGACGTGCTCGTCAATAACGCCGGCCTCGCGCTCGGCGTCGAGCCGGCGCAAAAGGCGAACCTCGACGAATGGAACACCATGATCGAGACCAACTGCACGGGCCTGGTGCAGATCACGCACGCGCTCCTGCCAGGCATGGTGGAGCGCAACCGCGGCCACATTTTCAACCTGGGTTCGGCGGCCGGCAGCTGGCCGTATGCGGGCGGCAACGTCTATGGCGCCACCAAGGCGTTCGTGCACCAGTTCAGTCTGAATCTACGTGCTGATCTGACCGGTACGGCATTGCGCGTGACCAACGTCGAGCCGGGCCTGTGCGGCGGCACCGAATTCTCGAACGTGCGTTTCCGCGGAAACGACGAAAGAGCGGCCAAAATGTACGAGAACGTACAACCGTTGACACCCGAGGATATCGCCGACTCGATCTACTGGATCGCTACCCGGCCTGCCCACGTCAACATCAACACGATCGAGCTGATGCCGGTGGCCCAATCGTTCTCCGCTTTGTCGGTTCATCGCGGGTGACATTGCGGCTGAAATCGCGGCTGAGGCCCGCCGGGCGGGGCGCACATCTTGAAACAGACCTCGGGGGGTGCGTTCCGGTAAAATGCGCGGCATGAATATGTCGACCAGCCAGCCCGGCACGGAAATCGGCTTCACGTGGCCAATCCGCGTGTACTACGAAGATACCGACGCCGGCGGCATCGTGTTTTACGCGAATTACCTGAAATTTTTCGAGCGGGCGCGCACCGAATGGCTGCGCGCATGCGGCGTCGACCAGAACCGGCTGGCCGACGAAGCAGACGCAATCTTCATCGTGCGCAGCGCCGCGGTCGACTATCGGGCGCCGGCCCGGCTCGACGACATCGTCAAAGTCGTGAGCCGAATCGAGCGTCTTGGCCGCGCATCCGTCGATTTTGCGCAGGAAGCGTGGCGGGACGGCACGCTGCTTGCCACCGGGTCCATCCGGGTGGGCTGTGTCGACCGCATTGCGCTGCGGCCGGCCGCGATTCCTCCGCCGGTTCTCGCTGCTTTGCGGCGCGGGCCGAACGTGAATGACCGCGGTCTGTCAACGGACAACGACTGAACCCCGTTGTTACGGGGCCAGTGAACTCATATCGATCAAGCAACACAAAGCATGGTTCGGCTTGCAATATTGCCGATGCTTCCGTTTTGCTCACGGCAAGCTTCGAGTGACCTTGCAGCCGGACGCCCCCTTCCGGGACGTTAAAACGAACCTTTATGAACACTACACAAGATCTTTCGATCATTTCCCTCGTACTCAATGCGAGCCTGCTGGCGCAGGCCGTCATGGCGCTGCTGCTTCTACTGTCGCTGTTGTCGTGGACTTTCATCTTCCGCAAGTGGTTTGCGATCCGCCGGGCGCGCGCGCAAACTGAACGCTTCGAACGCGATTTCTGGTCGGGCGGCGACCTGCAGGCGCTCTATCAGAGCGCCGCGAACAATCGCCACACGATCGGCGCACTGGAACGGATTTTCGAGTCCGGCATGCGCGAATTCCTGAAGGGCAAGGAAAAGCGCCTGAACGATTCAGGCGCGATTCTCGACGGCGCACGCCGTGCCATGCGCGCCGCGTTCCAGCGTGAAATGGACGTGCTCGAAGCCAATCTGGCGTTTCTCGCGTCGGTCGGTTCGGTCAGCCCGTATATCGGTCTGTTCGGCACGGTTTGGGGGATCATGAATGCGTTCCGCGGCCTCGCCAACGTGCAGCAGGCTACGCTTGCGAACGTCGCGCCGGGTATTGCCGAAGCGCTGACCGCCACCGCAATCGGCCTGTTCGCCGCGATTCCGGCCGTGGTCGCCTACAACCGCTACGCGCACGACATCGACCGTCTGGCGATCCGCTTCGAGACGTTTATCGAAGAGTTCTCGAACATTTTGCAGCGTCAGGCACAGTAAGGAGTCCACGATGGCAGGCTCTTCCTCCAGCATGCGCGGCTCCCGTCAGCGCCGCGCGATGGCCGACATCAACGTCGTGCCGTACATCGACGTGATGCTCGTGCTCCTCGTGATCTTCATGGTGACCGCGCCACTCGTCGCCCCGTCGATCGTCAATCTGCCCACCGTCGGCGGCGCCGCGCCGCAGCAGCAGACTCCGCCTGTGATCGTCAATATTCGCGCAGACGGCAATATGAGCGTCAAATACAAGGACGACGCGGGCGCGCAGCAACAGGAAGACATGACGAAGGCCGACCTGCACGGCTTCATTGCCGACCGCGCGCAATCGCATCCCGACCAGCCGGTCGTGATCGCGGCCGACAAGACCGTGCGGTACGAAGTCGTGATGAATGTGATGTCCGAGTTGAAAGCTCAGGGCGTCAAGCGCGTTGGACTGCTCGTCAAATCGCAATGATCCGCAAGAATTCCGAATACCCGCTCCAGCCACCGCGTGAACGCGGCACCGGGCGAGCCTTTGCGTTCGCGCTGGTGATGCATGCGCTGCTCGGATTTTTCCTGTATCACGGCATTCAATGGCAGAACAGCACGCCGGCCGGCGCGGAAGCCGAACTATGGACCGAGGTGCCCGATACGGCCATCCCGCGCCAGCCTCCACCGCCGCCCGTCCCGGTAGCCCCTGCCCCGCCGTTGCCGGACGAACAGGCCGACATCGCGCTGCAGGAAAAGAAACGCCAGCAGCAGGAAGCGGCCCGCCAGGCGCAACTGGCTGAGCAGCAGCGTCAGCAGAAGCTGCAAGCCCAGCAGGAAGCCGACGCGAAGCGCCAGCAGCAACTGGCGGCCGATCAGGCTGCGCAACTCGCCGCGCAAAAAGCCGCGGCGGCCAAGCAGAAACAGTTGCAACAACAGCAACAGCAGCAGGCCGAGAAACTGAAGCAGCAGCAATTGGCCGAACAGCAAAAGCAGCAGCAGTTGAAAGAACAGCAGCAGGAACAGCAGAAACAGGCCGAAGCTGACGCGCAGAAGAAGGCCGATGCGCAGAAAGCGGCGAAGGCCAAGGCTCAGGCCGACGCTGCTGCGCAGGCCAAGAAGCTGGATGCGGAGCGTCGTGCGCGGCTTGCCCAGATGCAGGGTTCGGCGGGTGGCGAAGGCTCGACCGGCAACGGGCTTGCGAAGAGCGGCACGGGTAGCGGTTCAGGTGGCACGGCAACCTCGCCGGGGTACTCCGACAAGGTGCGACGCGCCGTGCGGCCGAACATCTCGTGGGGCGGCGAGACCGAAGGGCTGGAGACCGTGGTCTCCGTGCGCTGCTCGCCGACCGGCACCTTGCTAGGCGCAACGATTTCGCGCAGCAGCGGCAACGCGGCGTGGGACGACGCTGCACTGCGGGCCGTTCGGCGTACTGATCCGATGCCGCAGGATATTGACGGCAAGACACCGACCAGCTTCCTGATTACGTTGCGCCCGGCCGGTTGATTGCAGCAATTTGACAGTCAGTTGACAGCAGACGCCGCGCCCCGCCCAGCGCGGCGCGCCCGGGAACGAATTAGTTGTTTTCGGGTCTCTCTGCTGTCATGAAGTGTTAGTAAAACCGTTTTTGGGGAAACCATTCAGCATGAGTTTGATGACCAAGCTAGGCCTGCGGACACTTGTAGCGTCGTGCCTGATCGCCGTTGGCGGCGCCGCCAACGCGCAACTCAACGTCCTCGTGACGGGCGTCGGGTCCACGCAGTTTCCGATCGCAACGGCGAATTTCGCCAATGAAGCGAACTCGCCGCAGCAGGTCAGCACGATCGTGCGTCAGGATCTGCAACGCAGCGGGAAATTCA comes from Burkholderia sp. GAS332 and encodes:
- a CDS encoding Alkyl hydroperoxide reductase subunit AhpC (peroxiredoxin); translated protein: MSLRLGDIAPDFEQESSVGHIKFHEWLGDSWGVLFSHPADFTPVCTTELGLTAKLASEFEKRNVKTIALSVDSAESHKEWIKDINETQAANVGFPILADGDRKVSELYDMIHPNANETLTVRSLFVIDPKKKVRLIITYPASTGRNFDEVLRVIDSLQLTDNHSVATPGNWKQGDDVVIVPSLKDEEVIRQKFPKGYKALRPYLRLTPQPNK
- a CDS encoding Membrane-anchored ribosome-binding protein, inhibits growth in stationary phase, ElaB/YqjD/DUF883 family, producing the protein MSEVNKERLMSDIKTVLADAEDLLKQAASATGERASELRETALSRLKQAKEKAADVQVVVVEKGKKAARATDDYVHEHPWASIGIAAGVGVLLGLLINRK
- a CDS encoding Uncharacterized membrane protein YqjE; this encodes MTIETQSQHGEHSPLRRIIGSVFAMMQTRLELVGIEIAEEKDRLLGVLFLGLAAMMLATMALIALTALIAIAFWDTYRWQALACITAVYAIAGIACALKARSGLRNAPMVFEATLAEFEKDRDLFRKP
- a CDS encoding type IV pilus assembly protein PilE — protein: MTRPPPSAFTLLELMIALAIAATLVVFAVPSYRSHVARTHRVDAASALYRAALFVEGAASDGTATLPPGLDQAPQFGTPIYRLHVLPADEANGGYSVEAAPTEIGPMRDDACGIFTLDATGLRGNRSGTRGTSGTAPASGECWNTS
- a CDS encoding type IV pilus assembly protein PilW; translated protein: MTQRKVIARGHTLVEFVIAITLGLVVTAGAVSLYTTQRSVFERAGDAMRIREAGLAALTLMGQQLQMAGFVPADVVRFNSPPPLFGCSGGRPTGADDSVACEALPSPSDGIVVRYVGDNVSTWPSATGQSTDCLGQAVTNSSAALGGQGVLVVNRYFARVSASTGEPELYCEGNGKAGSAQPLVEGIERVRFKYWLAGGLTAIDAAAVTTGQWAKIVAVDLCVLVRGAPQGRRVRYVDCDGLSALGADMRARQAFWRRVALRNHAEDSL
- a CDS encoding type IV fimbrial biogenesis protein FimT, which translates into the protein MKWEAVCLKPCRGFTLVETLAVVALLAVIAVMATPSFVAWHLRDQVDARAKALASTLAFARSEALRRGARVTVCRIDAARHCLAAGQACGNGVTDWSCGWAVLAERGGTLSLLRAHPLLAAVSITGTQTNLTFTPPAGQLIGTFRSFDIAPRLPSKSTQGDKWRRCIRIAAGGRARIVEGACGAAS
- a CDS encoding transcriptional repressor NrdR, which produces MHCPFCRHADTQVVDSRVSEDGATIRRRRRCPACDKRFTTYERVELALPSVVKKDGSRTEFDRRKIVASMQLALRKRPVAADAIDAAVARIEYQLLGSGEREVRSERLGELVMNELRALDTIAYVRFASVYRRFEDVSEFEDVIEEFRRASSPPKPSRKR
- a CDS encoding serine hydroxymethyltransferase; its protein translation is MFDRAQSTIANVDPELWKVIEQENRRQEEHIELIASENYTSPAVMAAQGSQLTNKYAEGYPGKRYYGGCEYVDIAEQLAIDRVKQLFGAEAANVQPNSGSQANQGVFFAMLKPGDTIMGMSLAHGGHLTHGSPVNMSGKWFNVVSYGLNEAEDIDYDAAEKLAQEHKPKLIVAGASAFALRIDFERMSKIAKSVGAYFMVDMAHYAGLIAAGVYPNPVPHADFVTTTTHKSLRGPRGGVILMKAEFEKQINSAIFPGIQGGPLMHVIAGKAVAFKEALSPEFKVYQQQVVENARVLAETLVKRGLRIVSGRTESHVMLVDLRAKKITGKAAEAALGAAHITVNKNAIPNDPEKPFVTSGVRLGSPAMTTRGFGVKEAEQVGNLIADVLDNPEDAATIERVRAQVAELTQRFPVYR
- a CDS encoding 3-hydroxy acid dehydrogenase / malonic semialdehyde reductase, which produces MIVFVTGASAGFGAAIARAFVKGGHRVVATARRKDRLQALADELGDALLPYELDVRDRAAVEAVPASLPADFAALDVLVNNAGLALGVEPAQKANLDEWNTMIETNCTGLVQITHALLPGMVERNRGHIFNLGSAAGSWPYAGGNVYGATKAFVHQFSLNLRADLTGTALRVTNVEPGLCGGTEFSNVRFRGNDERAAKMYENVQPLTPEDIADSIYWIATRPAHVNINTIELMPVAQSFSALSVHRG
- a CDS encoding (3S)-malyl-CoA thioesterase; the encoded protein is MRGMNMSTSQPGTEIGFTWPIRVYYEDTDAGGIVFYANYLKFFERARTEWLRACGVDQNRLADEADAIFIVRSAAVDYRAPARLDDIVKVVSRIERLGRASVDFAQEAWRDGTLLATGSIRVGCVDRIALRPAAIPPPVLAALRRGPNVNDRGLSTDND
- a CDS encoding Cell division and transport-associated protein TolQ, with amino-acid sequence MNTTQDLSIISLVLNASLLAQAVMALLLLLSLLSWTFIFRKWFAIRRARAQTERFERDFWSGGDLQALYQSAANNRHTIGALERIFESGMREFLKGKEKRLNDSGAILDGARRAMRAAFQREMDVLEANLAFLASVGSVSPYIGLFGTVWGIMNAFRGLANVQQATLANVAPGIAEALTATAIGLFAAIPAVVAYNRYAHDIDRLAIRFETFIEEFSNILQRQAQ
- a CDS encoding Cell division and transport-associated protein TolR produces the protein MAGSSSSMRGSRQRRAMADINVVPYIDVMLVLLVIFMVTAPLVAPSIVNLPTVGGAAPQQQTPPVIVNIRADGNMSVKYKDDAGAQQQEDMTKADLHGFIADRAQSHPDQPVVIAADKTVRYEVVMNVMSELKAQGVKRVGLLVKSQ